GTGGGGTGTTCTGTACAGCAATGGGGAAGACAACTGGTACCACTGGTACAATCCTTCAGCAGCAAACTGGAATCTGCATCCGGCCAATGCCGCCATGCTCGGCAAGAATGGGGACATCATTGCCGATGTTTGGGTTGGCCGCAGCGATTATGGAAAATTGGCAGCCGCCTTTGAGGAAGCTGCAGGCAGGAAACCTGACGTTTTCATGGACAGGTATGGCGTCTTCGCCAAATTCTTCAACGATGAGGTGACCAAATCCGCCAGCGGCATCACAGACTGGTATTTCGTCTACGGAGAAAATGCCAATGGTCGCTTCCACACGGCAAAGCGCGACAAGCGTGAACAGACAGCCGACGATCCAAAAGACAAGATGACGGCCCTCAATATCGCCGCCGCGCTGGAAAATGAGCGCGTTGCAGAGCGTGCGCGCAACTGGGAGAAATATGCCGCCGAAGAAGCAGCAATCAGAAAAGCCTATGCCGATGCCCTGATGGCGCGGGGCGGCAAGACAGCCGGTACGGATTTCTGGATGGTCGCCCGGATCGAGGGCGGGAAATACCTTGGCTATTACTGGCGCCAGAATGGTCGCCTGCCGAGCACGGCGGACGCTAACGATATCTGCCGCCGGTTCGGCTCAGACAGCTATGAATGCAATCTGGTCTGGCCATGGGCCGCGAACATTTATGCCGGGCAGCAGGCGGTGCAGGACAAGGCCAATGCCGAATATGCCGCCCGTGTACAGATGACCAGCCGCAAACCGCCCGCCTATCGTCGGCCCGTGGACACCCAGGGGCGCTGCTATGATCAGGGCAATGGCAAAGAGAAGTGCTTCTATAACTAGAAGCGCTTCGCCCCGTCAGATCAGATCAAGACCTGAAAGCGCGGCATCGACCGCTGCCCGCGCCTCGTCCGAGGCCGGGACCAGCGGCAGGCGCAGCTCATTTGCGATGAGACCAAGACAGCTCAATGCATATTTTACCGGACCGGGGCTCGTATCCGCAAAAAGCGCATCATGCAGCGGTGTGAGCCGGTCCTGCAGCGCCACGGCCTCATCCCAGCGCCCATCAAGACAGGCCGACTGCATCTGTGCACAGAGGTCCGGCACCACATTGGCCGTGACCGAGATACACCCCTGCCCGCCCATGGCGTTGAAGCCGACAGCGGTGCAGTCTTCGCCGGACAATTGGACAAAATCAGAGCCGCAAGAGAGCCGTTGACGCGCGACCCGCGCGAGAACCGAGGTCGCATCCTTCAGCGCGACGATCCGCGGATTTTCAGCCAACACGCCCATGGTGTCGACCGAGATATCCGAAGCTGTCCGCGCGGGGACGTTATAAAGAACGATCGGCAGGTCCGTCGCCTCGGCCAGCTTTGTGTAATGGGCGATCAGCCCCGCCTGAGAAGGGCGATTGTAATACCCCGTTGCGGCGAGCAGACCATCAGCCCCAGCCTCAGCTGCGGCCTTCGCAAGGCGCAGCGCGGTTGGCGTGTCATTGGCACCAACGCCAGCGATAACCGGCACCCGGCCCGCCACTACGCTGACGCACCGCCTGATGATCGCAATCTGCTCCTCAACCGTCAGGGTCGAGCCCTCTCCCGTTGTTCCAGCAGGCACGACGCCGTGGGTACCGCCGGCGAGCTGGCGCTCAAGCAGGCGATCAAAGGCGTCAAAATCGACAGCGCCATCCTTGAACGGCGTCACGAGGGCGGTGAACGAGCCTTTCAGCCAGTCACGTGCAGAAGAAGCGGCATAATTCATAGGGCGTGTGGGTAAGCTGACAGCGGCGAACACGCAAGCGCTTCTCGTGGCGATCATTTGGAAACATGGCCAGTCGTGCTACATAAGTGTTTCAAGCGTACAGAGTGACCTTATGCGCCACAAATATCTATTCGCTGCCCTCATTTCGGTTCTGGGTGGTCCGTTCAGTGCGCTGTCCGCCGACAGCGCCATTGCCGCACCGCCTCTGCCCCGGGTGAAACCTGAGGCACCGGTTTCCGCCTATATTTCAAAGTCGGACAAGGCACTGCTCGATGCATGCTTTGATGCGCTGGATCATCGCCGGTACAGCGAAGCCAACGATCTGCGACAGTCGATCAAGGACCAGGTCGCGCGGTCGGTCGCGGACTGGGCCTATTTGCGCTCCTCGGCGCCGGACGTCACGCCAACGCAGATCGGCGAGTTTCTTGATACGCATCTGGGTTGGCCGGACGACAGCCGCATGCAGCGCAATGCGGAATCCGATTTCGATCGCAATACACCAGCCGACACGATCCTCGCCTTTTTCGACAAGCGAGATCCGCTTACAGGCGATGGCCATCTGCATCTGGCGCGCGCCTTCTTTGCCACAGGCAAACGGGATGCCGGTCTCTCCCAGCTCCGAACGGCCTGGATTGACTATAATTGGACGAGCACGGATGAACGCTCCATCATCAATGAGTTCGGCAGCGATCTGACGCCCGCGGATCATTGGGCTAAGGCTGACCGGCAATTGTTCGATATTCGCGCCACCGATACTGAGCGTCTTCTCAATTACCTGCCGGCCGTCCAGCGCGCCGAGGCGATGACGCGCATCGCTCTTCTGAAGGGCGACCGCAACGGGCCGTCCCTGTACACTGGCCTGGCAGAAAGCAGCCGGAATGACAGTGGCGTCCTGCACGCGATGACGCGGTACCACCGCCGGCTCGACAAGGATGACGAAGCCGTCGTCTATGCCAGCCTCGCGCCCTTGGACCAGGAAGGCCTGCGCTATCCCGAGGCGTGGTACTATGAACGCAAACTTCTCGCCCGCTGGGCGCTGAAGACTGGCCGCTTTGCCGATGCCTATACCCTGTCAGCCTATTCCGGTCTTGAGCGGGGTAATGAATTTTCCGAAGCGGAATTCATGGCCGGTTGGCTGGCCTTGCGTTTTCTGAATGACCCGGAAAGCGCGAAAGCGCATTTCGCGTTTCTGACCGCCAATGTGTCATCGCCCATCAGCCTGTCACGGGGTGAATACTGGCTCGGCCGTGCATGGTCAGCCAGCGGGGATCAGGAAACCGCCAACCAGCACTATCGGGCCGCGGCGGCCTATCCTTTTGCCTATTACGGTCTGCTGGCGATCGAAGAATTGGGGGATCAGGCGCCCGCTACCGTGTTTCCTGAACCGCAGGCGGTCGGCGCGGATGCGCTGACCCTGTTCGAGGCGCGCCCGATGGTCCACGCCATGCGCATTCTGGCCGAGATCAATGAGGACACGCATTTTGACCGGTTTGCCCGTGCCCTTGATGATCAGATCGATAGCGAAGGCGATGTGTCCGCCTATGCTGATCTTGTTCTGGGAGAGCGCAAATACTACCTGGCCGTCCGTGCCGGGAAGGTTGCCCGGAATAACGGGACGGAAGTTCCTGGGGTGATCTATCCCCTGTATCCCGTGCCCAGCAGCGCCACAGATTACGCTGAACACGCCCTTATCCTCGGCCTCTCGCGCCAGGAATCGGAGTTCAACCCTGTTGCCTATTCCAGCGCCCGTGCGCGTGGCCTGATGCAGCTTCTCGATTCAACGGCAAAGCTGACGGCGCGCAAGGAAGGCCTGCCCTTTTCCTCATCACGCCTGATGAGCGACCCGAACTACAACCTGACCATTGGTGCTGCGCACCTCAAACATCTGCTTGAGCGGTTCAACGGCTCCTACATCATGGTGCTGGCAGGCTATAATGCGGGGCCGCACCGGGTTGACCGGTGGATCCGTGAGTACGGAGATCCGCGTGACCCGTCCGTAGACCCCATCGACTGGGTCGAGCTGATTCCCTTCTCGGAAACCCGCAACTACGTGATGCGCGTGCTTGAGAATACACAGGTCTATCGCGCCCGTCTCTCCGGTGAGCCACTCGGCGGATATCTGTCCCAGGACCTGACCCGGGGCGGGAATAGGCCATCATCGATCGGTATTTTCCCGCCTGCGCCAGCTCTGATGCAGGTGTCTCTCGAGGATGGCGGCGGACCTAATCTGATGAACCGTCCGGCGCTGCGTCCCCTCGCCTTTGAGCGTTATGACGAACTTGCCTTCCCGCCGATTGCGGGCGGTGTTGTCAATCAGAACGAGCGTGAAGAAGAACCGTCCGAGGACGAATAAAGAGTAGGTGGCTCAGGCCGCCTTCTCCCATTTCCCGGCGCCATTCTGCCGCCAGTAAGTGGCATCATAGCCGGCCGCCTTGACGGCTTTCCACGTGGTCCGGGCATCGGGTGCGCCGCCCTCGTCAAACATCACCACTGTCCGCGTGTAGCTCGCGAAGCTCTCGGGCGGCACCGCTCCCCCACTGACGAGAAAAAGAACATCGCGGCCTTCATCGGTTTCCTCGGAGGTGATCCAGATGGGTTGGCGCGCATCCTTCCCGCCCGCCGCATGGGGCAGAAAACTGTCGTCGCGATAGGTCCACAAAAGGGCATCGAGCGCCTCGGCGCTTTCGGCACTTCCCGTTTTGACAAGGGCCCGCCAGCCCCTATCAAGAGTACGCTCAAGAAGATCCGGCAGGACCTCGGCAAGGGTTGATCTTTCGAGGTGATAAAAGAGGACTTCGGCCATGGAGGGCGGTATAGACCTTCGAATGACCAACAGCGACCCCCTGAATATCTGGGCGATTTCCGATGGGCGCCGCGGGATGGAAAATCAGGCACTTGGCCTCGCCGAAGCCATCGCGCGCCAGCGGCCAGCCGTCATCACCACCAAGCGCATCGCAATTCAGTGGCCTTTCGACCAGCTGCCCGGTCGGCTCTGGCCTTCACCGCTAAACCGCCTGTCAAAGGACAGCGACCCGCTGGGTCCACCGCTGCCCGATATCTGGATTGCCTGTGGCCGGCGGACCATTCCCCTGTCGGGCGCCGTGCACGGCAAAGGTCCGTTGGTCATTCAGACGCAAGACCCTCGCGCGCCGCTCGATCAGTTCGATCTGGTGGTCCCGCCGCTGCATGACCAAGTCAGCGGTCCGAATGTCTATCCGATCCTGGGCTCACCCAATCGCCTGACGGTAGAAGGACTGGCACAGGCCGCTCATGCGCTAGCGCCACTGCTCCCCCCTCTCCCCCAGCCCTACGGCGCGGTGCTGTTGGGCGGAGACAGCAAGGACTATCAGCTCACCGATGCCGTGCTGGATCAGGTCATCAGCGTGCTGCAATCCGCGCATGCGGCCGGGTACGGATTGGTGATCTCGCCATCACGGCGAACCCCGGCGTCCGCTATTGATCGGCTCAACGCAGCGCTTGACCCGGCGCGCAGCTTCATCTGGGACGGCAAGCCTATAGCGGCCGTCGAGAACCCCTATCTGGGCATGCTCGGCCTCGCCTCGCGCCTTTGGGTGACCGAAGAATCCGCCAATATGCTGACAGACGCGGCATTCACTGGAAAGCCGGTCCACCTCCTTCCCATGGAGGGCGGCGCACCGAAATGGCAGCGCTTTCATGCCAGTCTGGCTGACCGCCAAGTCATCAACGCAGGCGCTGATCTGTCCGCGGACTGGTCGTACGAGCCCGTGCGCGAGACGGACCGGGTCGCCAGGCACGCGCTGGACTTACTCGAGTCCCGTCGCGGGTAGCGGGATCAGGTCTTGGCCTTGGACTTGTCCTCCAGCAGGATCTGACCCTTTTTCTCCACCCGCCCCTTCACGGCCTCGGCCATGCTGGCGAGGATCGTTGGCAGGATGATGACGATCCGCACATGCTTTGGGAAAATATCAATATCGCCGGAGACCTTCTGGCCCATGCCCCGCGCGGTGAAGCTCATCCGGTCGCCCTCCCAGTGACGATCGAATTTCAGCATCATGTTGCCGGTAATGCTTTCCTTCAGGCTGTCGAACTGCTCGTCGATGCGCTGGCGCGCGCCAGCAATGCCGAGGTCATGGTCGAGGGTGATGGTGACTGGTTTGCCCATGGTGATCTCCTGTCTTCATCAGATAAAGTAGGGTGCCGATCGCGGCATAAAACCCCATAGGGGCTTGAACCCTTCTGCGGGCACCGTACATTCGCTGCCTTCTCGGACCAGATGAAAGTGACCGCCATGAGCGAAACGCTGCACTCCAAACTCCTGATCATCGGATCGGGCCCTGCCGGTTATACAGCCGCGATCTATGCAGCGCGGGCGATGCTGGAGCCGACACTCGTTGCGGGCCTGCAGCCGGGCGGCCAGCTGACCATCACCACCGATGTCGAGAATTATCCGGGCTTCGCCGATGTGATCCAAGGCCCGTGGCTGATGGAACAGATGCAGAAGCAGGCCGAGCATGTGGGCACCAAGATGATGAATGACATCATCACTGAGGTGGACACCCAGGTCCGGCCCTTCCGCGCCATCGGCGATTCCGGCCGCGTTTATACCGCCGACGCGATCGTCATCGCCACCGGAGCGCAGGCCAAGTGGCTGGGCCTGCCGTCTGAACAGAAATTCCAGGGCTTTGGCGTATCCGCATGCGCCACATGCGACGGCTTCTTCTATCGCGGCAAGAATGTCGCCGTCATTGGCGGCGGCAACACCGCCGTTGAAGAAGCGCTGTTCCTGACCAATTTCGCCGAGAAGGTGACGCTGGTGCATCGCCGCGAGGAACTGCGGGCCGAGCGCATCCTGCAGGAGCGGCTCCTGAAGCACCCCAAGGTCGAGGTGATGTGGAACCGCCAGGTCGAAGAGATCATCGGTGACAGCGATCCGCTCGGCGTGACCGGCGTCAAACTGGCGTCGACCATCGGCGCAGAGCCAGTGACAATTGACGTGCACGGTGTGTTTGTCGCTATCGGCCATGCCCCGGCGACGGAACTGTTCCACGGCAAACTCGACATGAAAGAGAGCGGCTACATCGTCACCGCCCCGGATTCGACAGCCACATCTGTGCCGGGCATCTTCGCTGCAGGCGATGTGACCGATGAAATCTATCGCCAGGCCGTGACGGCCGCCGGCATGGGGTGCATGGCCGCGCTTGAGTCAGAAAAATATCTCGCCGCCCTGCACATCGCCGAAGCGGCGGAGTGATCACAGATCGCTGAAGACCTTGCGCAATTGGGCCTTTGAATCCTCATGGGTCAGTGCAAGGTGCAGCGGTGTAATGGCGATCTTGCCGTCATGAATGGCGCGCAGATCAGTGTCTGGCGGCGGCAGGGTCTTCTCTCCGGAGAAGCCGAACCAGTAATAGCGGCGCTGACGCAGGTCTGTCCGCTCTTCCGCGTATAGCTCGACCTTCTCCCGCTGGCCTTGGGCCACGACATCGATTCCGGCCACCTCGTCAGGCTCGACATCGGGAAAATTAAGGTTGATCACCACATCAGACGGCCAGCCGGCCTTCAGCAGACGGCGGATGATTTCCGGACCATGGGCCACCGCCGTGTGCCATTTGGGCGCGTCGCGGTCAGAACGGCTTTGCGAAAGTGCGATGGACGGAATGCCCACCGTCATGCCCTGAAACGCCACTGCGATGGTGCCGGATACCGTCACATCTTCGGCTATATTCTGACCATTGTTGATGCCGGACAGGATAAGGTCCGGCCGCTGGCCCTCGACCAGATGACTGATGCCCAGTTGTACGCAGTCGGTTGGTGTTCCGTCTACGGCGAAGCGCTGCTCGCCCACATCCCGCACCCTTAGGGGTCGGGTCAGCGTGATGGAGCGGGACATGCCCGACTGATCGACTTCGGGCGCGACAGTCCACACATCGTCAGACAGCTCACGAGCAATCTCTTCAAGCGCAATCAGGCCCGGCGAGTGGATACCGTCATCATTGGAACATAATATGCGCATGGGTCAGGCCTTTGCTGCTTCGATTTTGGCCTTGCCCATAAAGGGGACCAGGACCTTCGGGATCGTAATAGACCCGTCCTCATTCTGGTAATTCTCCAGAATGGCCACCATGGTCCGGCCCACAGCGAGCCCCGATCCATTCAGTGTATGAACGAATTCAGGCTTCGCCTTTTCGGCTGGCCGGTAGCGAGCGTTCATCCGCCGCGCCTGGAAATCACCGCAATTCGAGCAGGACGAAATCTCGCGATACCGCTTCTGAGCTGGCAACCACACTTCGAGGTCATAGGTTTTCAGCGCACCAAACCCGATATCGCCGGTGCAGAGCAGTTTGGTCACGAAGGGCAGCTCGAGACGTTTCAGGACCTCTTCCGCGCACCCCGTCATACGATCATGCTCCTCACCTGAAGCCTCAGGCGCGGTGATCGACACCAGCTCCACTTTTGAGAACTGATGCATACGGATCAGGCCGCGTGTGTCGCGACCGGCAGAGCCTGCTTCCGCGCGAAAACACTGCGTCCACGCCGTCAGGCGCATCGGCAATTGCTCGGCCGACAGCACGGCCTCACGCACGGTGTTGGTCAGGGTCACTTCGGCGGTGGGGGTCAGATAATGGTCAGGCCCTGCCTTGAAGAGGTCTTCCTCAAATTTCGGCAGCTGCCCCGTCCCCTCCAGTGCATCGCCAAGGACCAGAACCGGCGGCGACATTTCCGTATAGCCGAATTCTTCCGTGTGCAGTGACAACATGAAATTTGCGATGGCGCGTTCGAGCCTTGCCAGATCCTGCTTCAGAATGACGAAGCGAGAGCCCGACATTTTTGCCGCCGTCTCAAAATCCATCATCCCCAGGGCTTCGCCGAGCGCCACATGATCGGTGTCCGATACAGGCAGACCCGCCGCGTCATGGCCCTCGGGCCAGCGACGCACCTCAACATTCTCGTCTTCGTCAGCACCCTCCGGCACATCGTCGGCAAGCAGATTGGGGATGGGTAATAGAGCCTGGCGCAGCTGTTCGGTCAGCTCCCGGTCCTTCGCCTCACGATCCTGCACGGCTGATTTCAGCGCTGCGACTTCGGCCATCACCGCCTGCGCTGCCGCCTCATCACCGGAGGCCTTCGCTGCGCCGATTTTCTTGGACGCCTGCTTTTGCTCCGCCTGCGCATCGTTCATTGCCTTGGTGTTGGCAACGCGGTCGGCGTCAATGGCGATCAGTTCAGCTGCGCGATAGGACGCGCCCCGCCGCTCCATATCGCGGTCGAAGCGTTCCGGGTTTTCCTTGATGGCGCGAATGTCGTGCATGGGGTCTCCTTTGGGCCGCACAATAGAGCCGACCGCCGCCCCCGCAAGGCCCTGCTTGCGGTTTGCGATACAAACCAGACCGTGCTATCGTTTGTTTTGCAAACCGATAGGAGAGATCATCATGCGTCCTTTATCCAGCCTTCTTGCCGTCGCCCTCATGGCCACCGCCGGAGCGGCATTCGCGCAGCCCATGCCGCAAATCGGCGGACAGGCATCGCATATCGAAGCCCTTGATTTCATGAAGGGCGAATGGCGCGGCACGGCCACAATCTACAGCCAGACCGGCCCCCAGACACTGACCCAGACCGAGCGCGTCGGGACGATGCTCCAGGGCGACATACTGGTCGTCGAAGGCCACGGTTATGACGCCGACGGCGAGACCGAGTTCAACGCCATGGGCATTGTCAGCTGGAATCCCGCCACCGCCGCCTATGATTTTCGCTCCTACGCCATGGGTTTCAGTGGGACCTACCCCTTCAACGCCACGGAAAACGGCTTTGCATGGGAGATCCCGGCCGGCCCTAATGCCAAAATTGTCTATAACGCCGTCATTGAAGGCGATGACTGGCATGAAACAGGCCACTACGTCCGCGACGGCATGGCCCCGGTCAAAACCATCGAGATGACGCTGAAACGCATCGGGGACACAGACTGGCCTGCGGCAAATCCTGTTTCTCTCGACTAGGCGGAAGCCAGAAACGCGATGGGCGCCTATATCGGATGAAGTTGCCAAACCGAGACTGCCTGTGCCCAACGATACCCTGACCGTCGCCACCCATCGATCCATTGCCGATATTTGCAAGGAGGTCTGGGACAACCTCGCCGGCCTGACGGGACAGCCCTATTATCCCTTCACGGCGTTCGACTTCCTCGATGCGCTCGAAAAATCAGGCTCGGTGCGGCCCGAGACAGGCTGGGGCCCTCAACATCTGGTCCTGTCTGACGGTGACAACCCGATCGGCGCGCTTCCTCTCTATCTGAAGGGCCACAGCCAGGGCGAATACATTTTCGACCACGCCTGGGCAGAAGCCTATCAGCGGGCCGGCGGGCGATATTACCCCAAGCTTCTTGCGGCCATTCCATTTACGCCTGCGACCGGTCCGCGCCTGCTCTGCCGCCCAGAGACACAAGCGACCCTTGCAGCGGCCGCGGCGCAGGTCAGTGATGAGATGGGCGTATCGTCCCTTCACCTCAATTTTCCGGACAAAGGCCAGGTCGCGGCGTTGGAAGTCGCGGGATATCTGATCCGCAAAGGACAGCAATTCCATTTCACCGATGAAGGCTTTGGCGACTGGGGCGGTTTTCTGGCCGCCCTGTCCTCCCGCAAACGCAAGGACCTGCGCAAGGAGCGTGCGGCGATCGCACAGTCGGACCTTGATATTGAGTGGATCACCGGCCGAGACATCACCGAAGATCACCTCGACCATTTCTGGACATTCTATCAGGACACAGGCGCGCGCAAATGGGGCACCCCTTACCTGACGCGGACGTTTTTCTCGATGGTAACAGAGAGGATGGCGGACAGGATGCTGTTCGTCTTTGCGAAACGAGGGGATCGGCCAATCGCCGGGGCGCTGAATTTTATCGGCGGAGATACACTGTTCGGGCGGTATTGGGGGTGCACGGAGCACGTCCCTTTCCTGCATTTTGAGCTGTGCTATTATCAGGCGATTGACTACGCCCTGGCCCATGGCCTGACGCATGTGGACGCTGGCGCGCAAGGCGAACACAAAATCGCCCGCGGATATCGTCCGTCCACAATTTATTCAGCGCATGTTATTCGTGACGAAGGCTTTCGACAGGCCGTCGCGCAGTACCTTGAGGCAGAAGCCACCGAGGTCGATGCGGAAATCAATTATCTGGGCGAATTTACGCCGTTTCGACGAGGATAGGGTCAGGCCGTGGCGGCGAAAGTCGTTCTCGCGAACGTCCGCAGAAGCGTTACCACTTCAACCGAGGAGCTGCCCGCCACTTTATTTTCCAGCGCCTTGGCGCTCAATTCAAAGAATGCTGGCGGCAGTTCTTCAAGCGTGCTGCGTTTCTCAAACCCCATGGACCAGTTCGGAAAATCGCGAGCGGTGATGTACCGGCTCATCATTGTGATGACGCCCGTGTGACGAGGATCGCCTGCCAAGCGGTTGAACAATGCCTGGACCGCATCTTCGGGCCCTTCGAGAACCTGGAAAAAAACGCCTTCCGCATAAAGCAGCATGCCAGTGACTTCGACGCGGGAATTTTTCCGGCGCGAGGCTTCCAGAATCCTGGCCAGGTCGCCTTCATCGAATTCCGGCGTCGCTGAACTGACATAGAGTATCTGGCGCATGGTCCCCTCGCATTTTTGCGGTTGTTTTCCATGCTATCATCGAGCGGTTAATGTGCGCTTTCCCAAAACGGGCCAACTGGTTCAAAGCAGGTAAAAGATAGCGATGACCACCTATGCGACGATTGCGCGATTTTACGATCCGGAAGAAGCCCACGTCGCCGCCGGCTATCTGCGCAGTCATGGTTTTGATGTGCAGGTGGCCGATCAGCATGCGCTGACCGCGATGCCGGAAATGCGCATTGGCCTGCAGGGATATCGGCTGATCACCGCGCAGAAAAACGCCTTTCAGTGTGAAGCGCTGCTGCGCGATATCCGCGAAACGCACAGCGCCTTTGGCCAGTGCGAGATTTGCAGATCGACCCGCCTCCGCCGTATTCGCGACGGCCGCGTGCCGATCCTGCACCTGCTGATCGGGTTTTTCTTTCCCTTCGCGCCGGGCACCCGGTCTTTACGTTGCGCTGAATGCGGGCATAAGCAACCTGCCAACGATGATGAACAGGATGAGCCATGAGCCTGCAGACCCGATATGACAGCGACAATGTCTTCGCCAAGATTATTCGCGGTGAGATCCCGGCCGTCAAAATTCTCGAAGATGATGAAGTGCTGGTCCTCATGGACGCGTTTCCGCAGACAAAAGGCCACGCCCTCGTGATCTCCAGGACGGCGCACGCGGTCAATCTGCTCGACGTGCCGCCTGCCGCCCTGACCCGCATGATCCTGGCGGCCAAAGAGGTCGCCGACGCTATCGTCCGTGCCCTGAAACCTGATGGTTTCCGCATCGTGCAGTATAACGGCGCTCCCGCCGGGCAGAGCGTTTTCCACCTTCACTTCCACATCATTCCGGTCTGGGAGGGCGAGGCCGTCGGCAGTCACGCACACAAGATGGCCGACCCCGCC
This genomic stretch from Parvularcula sp. LCG005 harbors:
- a CDS encoding HIT family protein; the encoded protein is MSLQTRYDSDNVFAKIIRGEIPAVKILEDDEVLVLMDAFPQTKGHALVISRTAHAVNLLDVPPAALTRMILAAKEVADAIVRALKPDGFRIVQYNGAPAGQSVFHLHFHIIPVWEGEAVGSHAHKMADPADLEDTAKAIREQL